The Balaenoptera musculus isolate JJ_BM4_2016_0621 chromosome 5, mBalMus1.pri.v3, whole genome shotgun sequence region tccattataatttctAATATGAAAGACAGCAATAGATATAAGCCCCATAATCAAAAAttctttggggtcctcaataatttttaagagtataaaaggGTCCTGAGACCAAACAGGTTAAGAACCACTAATCTAGAAGAGGCATGCCAGTCcttcaagagaaagaaattatttcctgGTTCCAAACTTCCAAAGAATTTGTTCCAAAGGACTTTGTATAACCAATGTGTAGAGTTGCCAGACACAATATAgggcaatatttgggacatacatacttatactaaaaaattattcactgtttatctgaaattcaaatttaactgagtgtcCTTCTTttaggtttgggttttttgtttttttttttaatttattttaggtttttttgctaaatctggcaagaCATTTGTGAAacatggaaagaaggaagaaaaaaggaaatagtgaaaACTGATAAGACTTACAATAAATTCTTGGCTTTCCATTGTTTCTTCTGCAATTATATATAGTCAGGTCCAGAAAATAATCAGTGGTCATTCAACAATTTATATCacctaaaatgaaaatgacaaagaatATTCAACCCTGATGAACAGAGTAAATATCAAATACAATTTTTCCCCCACAATCTCTTGACCAGAGAGATGCATCTAAGCGTCCTGAGACTATGTAACTATCAAGGCAAACACAggtatagggaattccctgacgctccagtggttaggactccacgctttcactgacgagggcccaggttcaatccctggtcagggaactatgatcccacaagccatgttgcacggccaaaaaaaaaacaaaacccacaggtGTAATCAAATTATCTGCCACTGAGGACACGATAGAATAGTGACACTACACTGTGGAAAAAGAATTTGCCAAGTAAAGAGAAAaccaagtaaaatatataaaataattagtagGCTGCAAACATTTTCCCAGCTGCCATAATATGTATCAGAAAATATGATTTTCCCTTCCCCCCAAGCTTGATTCTTTATAGAAAaagcttcaatttttaaaattttctgaactGCTACGATCACCACAAGATGGCCCTCTtgcatttcaaatttttcattttacattttaaagtcaatATAACACAGTATCTAAGACCAAATATACATTATAATACCTCTCCAAGGAAAAACCTTTCCAATAGCATTGCAGTGAGTACTGTAGTTATCCTACGCTATTGGATAAAATTGTTACTGTGGACAAATTTGGAAATCTAAAATCAGAGGGTGAATTGAAGAAGTAAATAGAGAtgccaaagaaaattatttttaaccactGCCTTAGGTCCCTGGGCCAACatcattagcatcacctgggaaccagttagaaattcaaattctttGGTCTTGACCTATCAAATTATAAAGTCTGGGGTTGGGGCTGGATAGCCTGTAATTTAACAAGCCCTGCAGGTGATACTGATACACGCTCAAGTTTGAAACCTAGACGGATTCAATAAAGCTATAATTTGCAATTCTGGATTAAATTCAtcctatatacatataaaatatataaaaacaggCCACctacatattatttataaatcaCATATATTTGTACTTACTgcatgccagacattgtgctaggcCGAGATACTAAATTGAACAAAATACTATTCCTAGTTTCAAGGAATTTTCAGTATAGCAGGGTAATAAACGGTAATTACAATAAAATGTGGCAGGAATAAGCACAGGAGGGGCACCCAACTCGGTCTAGGGCATCAAACAAGGTTTCCTGAAAGACATAATATCTAAGCTGTAAACTGAAATAATCATTAACCAAGGAAAAATGCTAGGGGAGGTATTTCCAAATAGGAATCAACATGTCCAAAAGCCTGTGGAAGACACAGCAAGGCATAATCAAGGAACTCTAGTACAATCAAGTTTAAGATAGTGAGTTGTGAGAGATAACACTGAAAAAGTGAACAACAACAGGATTCAAGGGGCCTTCTATTTTATGCTAAGTTGTCTGGACTTTCTATAAAGACAGTAGGAGGCCAAGGCAGGATTTTAAGAATAAGATTACATAATGTGACTTGCGTTTTACAAAGATTGCTCTGGCTGCCAAATGGAGAAAGGGTGTGGCAAGGGGTACGCAAATGAGATGTGAATACTTGCCCCACGAcacagtgcacaggacaggaCCCAGACCTACAGAGGCACTGCGTTTCAGAAATATAACTCCCATATCCGATATCCCTCCCCTGCAGCCCACGGGATTGCTAGACGCCCAATGAATGCCAAGAAGATAACAGAGAGGTCCAGAGAAATACATCATTCACTGCTGCTTTTATAGCAACTTGCTTCTAGTCACTGAATGGGTTAGACATTCTATATATGTAGGTAAGACTACATGGTGTCAAAACAATGCTTGGCATATGGCAGTTGTTAACATTAGGTCCCTTTAATAACAGCTATCATTTACTCAGTGCAATTATATGCTAGACACTgttaaaatgctttaaatgttCACACCTTATGGTATAGATactattttttatatacattttacaaaaaaggaaactgaagtgcaTAATAGGTATGTAATTTGCCTAAGATCATGAAGTAAATAAATGGCAGATTCAGAATTCAAAACTAAGTAGTCTAAATTCTGGTGCTCATATTCACAAAAACTACATTATGTaactatttgttgagcacctactgtatcaGGCAGGAATGGGACTAGATACTtcacatataatatttatcagTCTCATAATCCTGAAAAGTAGTTACTACCATCACAATTTACATATTAGAAATCCAGTATTTACTAATTTAGGATTGCTTATATGCTATTtacaaattgcaaaataaaatttcccaCTGTTTTCCTAAATTAGAAATATTACTTGTTTAAAATTTGAAAGGAACTGAGGAGGTCCAAACTCATATATGTGGTAAGTTAGTTTATAGGACTAGAcatcggaaaaaaaaaaaaaaaaggctaactggatcttaaaatatttagaagaagcCCTAATTCCCACATTCAAAGGTGAGTCAACACCCCTTTCTTACCATTAAACAGGAAAAACGTTTTTAGCAAAAAGTATCATATATTTCAGTGAGGTGCAAAGATAAAAAGCTTTCTGAAAGTATTCATCTATCCGTATCTCTAAAACAATTCAAGTGTTCACCCACCTCTAAGTGGGTGAAAGCTTAATGTGCAAATAAGTTTTTAGCATGGAGACCCTAGTTCTGTGATACTTAAGTACAGAAATACATACATATCTTCACGCATACATTATTGTGCTGCTTTATAGATTTATGTATAAAATTCGGTGTTATCACTAAAATATGAGATCTTTTCTGTTAAGTACGACGAGATGTTTTTGGTCCTTTTGTTTTGGAACAAGCAGGATCTTGCGAATCCCTAAATGATTCATAGATTTAAAAGTTTAAGAGTCACGAACCCGATAGCTTTTTAAGAAAGCATCCAGTCCAGATAACCAAAAGAAGCTCACATTTCATTTACCAAAGTTTAATTACCATGATCCTGTGTAACCAAATGACAGTGGAGAATTGACCCTTCGTCAGTCCTAAAAACAAAGAGCAAGACCAGCTCTGGTTCTCACACGTATGTGGGAACTGCAAAGCAAGGGCTGGGGAAGGCGATGAAGAGGAGACACCAATTCTTACAAGTTGTCCGAGAATCCTGTGATCCAATCCTGGTTCCACACGGCTTCCTTACCGGTCCGCTTCTGGCAGAGCAAATTCCTTCGTCCAGTCGCGCCAAAATCAGTGACACCACCTCTCGCTCAAAACTCCAGCCTAACCCTCCTTACTCCCCGGAAACTCCGTGAAACAGCTCACCTCACCCTTCTATTGCACAAAATCCATTTTCGAAAGTCTCCCGCGAAAGGCCGTGACGTCATCCACTCGCGACCACACCAGATCAAGCTCCTATATTTAGCCCGCCCACCACCGCCCCGGCGAGAACCGCCGTTTTCAAACCGCCAATCAAATTCTTCATCGTCTGCGAGCCTCCGTAGCGGCCGCCTTCTCCGATGCCCCGCCCCGCACGCTGAGGCAGCCCACGACTGTGACGTAAACAACGGACGCACAGTCGCTGGGCCTGGCTTTTCCGAGGCGTACGGAAGAGCGCTGTCGCTCCTCCTATGACGCGAAAACAACTACGACTTTAAGGATCGGGAGACGTGAAGGACTGAAGGACGCAGTCTCTGGCCGTGTATTTTGGCAGTTGGACGGAGTAAGTTCTAAGTGGACTATAGGGTCGCCCAGGTTGGGTGAGGTCTGAATTCCTCTCAGTCCTTTTTTATGCAGCCCATTCTATCATCTGTcctcaccccgccccctcccatcAACCCATCAGTTCGCTTGTCCTAGTGCTCTGTGCGCACGCGCAAAAGTCCTCCGGCAGCCCTTGTAGTTCCCAATTTTCAGTGATTGGGGGCGCGTGTTGTCCGGTGTTGGAAGGTTCGGGCCCGTCCAGCGTTTGGCGGCTTCCGTGCGGAAGGACGGGTACCGAGAGGGGCAGTAGTCAAAAGTGAAATTGCTTTACTTCACAGGTTCGAGTTTTGCTGGCTAAAAGATAGCGAATGTGAggacttgtattttaaaattaagtcattttctttctcagaactTTAGTCCTTGTCATTCAGAGAGCTGAAAATCCAGTTACGGAAGGAACAAATAATAAGCGTTAAATAGTGTACTGAGTACGTTAATAGACTTACTTAAGGGAAAACAGATGAGGAGGCAATTGATTACGGGAGAGGTGGTAGTGGAAGGCTAGAAAGAGTAAGATGCCATTTAACCTGGGCCTTGAAAATTGTATAGGAGTTTATAAGGCAAGGAAGACGAGAAGACTCATTTAAAGCAAAGGCTCAGAGACAAGAAAGTGTTTGGGTACTGCTGAATAGTCAGCTGTGACTAGAACAATGGTTCTTAACCTTTTGGGCACACCACttccttttaaaacatgatttaaaagCTATGGATGAGCCTCCCAGGAAAATGCATGTACATGTCAAAACATTTTGCTACaactttttctaagaaaaattgtGGAAGACGTTGAAAtggcctatatatatatatatatatatatatatatatatatatatatatatatatatatatattcatacacacatatgtggTGTCTTGTATAGCTCACTGTTCCAGGTTATCTCTGCCTTTCATCGTCATTGAGCTATTTTACAATTGTGTAAGTTGTAGAAAACAATAATGGAAATCAGTCTTGCAATCATTGCCTTGATTAGTATTGCAGTctattttaacaaattcatttaAACATTCCTGATTGCTTGTACTTGTGCGTGTCTAATTTTTGAGTTCTCCTTTGAAAAGGAGTTTTTGAGTAACTCCTTTTAACCAGGAGTTTAAAACTCCTGGTTTTTAACACTTGGCTAGTTCCCTGGTTAATtgcttaaataaaatctttgacacgtgttcattttatatatgtagaaGAGTCATGATTtcaccttttctttaaaatttatcttttgaaaatttcATGGGATTCACAAGAATTCTTGAAAAATATCGCAAATTCCATGGACTTCAGATTACGGATTTCTGAGTCAGAACATAGAGCGCGTGGTAACAGGTTGCAAGAAGGTCTACTAAAAGGTAGGCAGTGTGGGAGTCAAGCATACCTGAGCTTACTTACCCAGCTAGTTTTAGCCAAGTCACTTAATCTTTGAGCCTTtgtaaaaagaagttaaaagaacCTAGAGGGATTATGAGGATTTAAAACAATGTATGTAAAGTAACTGGCATCGTTACACAGtaacttttatttgtttaaagcCCGTGAAACCAGTTTGttcatttaacaattttttaaaactacagattATGTTACTAGAAGGTGCTGAGGAGTTTCTAATGTTGAAAGTTTTAATGTCAGAGTCAGAAAATTAGATCTGTGTTTTAGACAAGTTACACAGCTTCTGTGAAGGATGGATGACTTCTAGAACAATCTATAAACTAGTTCCATATTGTTGTGACCGTAGTTGTGGAAAACACTGGATGGAGATAAGAGCCATTCCAAAGGCTGAATTGATAGGACTTAATAACAGATTggtaaatgataaaatgataataaataataatgctaCATATTATTGAGTGTGTGCTATATAGCAGCAATGGGaagtggtttatttattttgattcttaCAACAACTCCATTATGCAGGtataatttttaatcacattttataGACTGTAGAAAGATGAGGCAACTTGCTCAAAATCCATACAGCTAGTAAATAGCTTGATTGGTTAACTAAGTGGAATATGTCATCCTTAAATAAAATGAGGATGGTGAGAAGAACAGTCATGGGTAGGAAAGATAATAAGTTTGATTTGGAATGTATGGAATGACAACACACATATTTGTTATCATAGGACATTGAGAAAGTAAACTATGAAGATCAAAATTGTAACAAAAGTACTGCCATGTAACTTCCTGATCTTCTGCAACCATTGTGTAGGGAAGCTAACTTGTACCATAGGTTGTTATTTCCTGTTTAATTCATGTCTTCCCCTAAAGTGAAGGTATATTTGATTAtctatagaatatatttttaagattgaAAATTGCAGGTGAGTGTTATTCACACTAGGCAAGATTTTCTGAACTTAATTCTCCAAGCCACAAAAAAATCTTTAGGAGCAGGAAAGAAGGAGAGTATCTGGGCTGAGATATGAGAATGATGGGAGAAGTCTGATTTCTGGGACAATTGTGACTTTCTGTGCTTATGCAGTTCCGTCCGCTGTTTCCTTAGATGGTGGCTTTGATGATGCAAAGAAATGGAGAGCTGGTAGTCTGCCCTCTATAATTTGTAGTTTTTTCAGAAGGGAAAGTTAGCGTGGATCCTGCTGTAGTGACAGTCATACCCTAcgtttgtattttgtttataattctaCCCCCTAACAAAATAACTTGAAATACTTAACACTTTACAGTTTATTGGATCCTTTTAGATATATTATTTAACTATTCAACAAATGCTGAGGTTGTGATCAAACTGAAATCTCTACCTTCATAGTGTTTATATTCTAGTGAGGCAGACAGGCAATAGAATTAGAATTCCAGGTAGGGATAAGAGGATACAAGTGTAGAAAGTGGTGACTGAGGGGGCGGGTAGGGTTAAGGTTGGCCGGGAGGGGAAATTTTAGATTGGGTGAAAGAGAAAGCCTCTTTGAGAGAGTGACATttgcagagacctgaatgaacaAGGAAGTAATCCCTGCAGGTGTGGCAGGGAAGCTAGAGAGCCACAGGAGCAAAAGCCTTGAGATGGGAATGGCCTTAGCTTgttgaaaaaggaacaaaaagatgGTGTGTTGTGGTTGGAATGAGCACCCTGGAAGAAGTTGCGAGTGATGAAGTTAGAGCGAGATCCCTGGGCCAGATGGAATAGGGCCTCTAGGCCACAGGAAGGATTTTGGATTCTATTCTGAGTGTGATAAGAAACCTGTGGAGGATTTTGTTCAAGAGActgacattttatttacatatttaaatgattattcCAGCTGCTCTCTGGAGAATTGATGATAATGGAAGAAGAGTAGAAGCAAGCAAATGTTAGGATGTGTTTGCAGAAGTTCAGGCAAGACACCATGATAGCTTGGAACAGGTGGTTGTGatggaagaaatgagaaagattTATATTCAGTATGTGTTTCGAAAAGGTAGAGCTAACAGAAATGCTAATGAATTGGCTGTGGGGTGTGAGGAAAGAAGAATTAAGAAGGATTTCAGTGTTTTTGCCCTCTCAGCAATTTTGTCACTGGTGTTTTCTGAGGTGGGGAAAACTAGGCAAAAAATAGGTCTGTTAAAATTTGAGAGTTCCATTTCTGCCAATTTAAGCTTGAGATACacaagaaataaacaagtgaagAGGTCAAATGGACAGTTCCATGTTGGAATGGGGAGCTAATGGGAAAAGTCAGGGCTGGAGAAGATAGATTTGTGAAACATCAGCATAGAGCCAAGGAGCTTAAAGCCAGACGCCCTCTGAGAGGAGGTCTGTGTAGATAAGAAGGGGGCTCAGGACTGAATGCAATCCTAGGCAGCATGTAAAGGTAGAGCAGAGTAGGAGGGTccagaaaaggaaattgagaagAATACTCCtggaagccaaaggaagaaaatgttttcagtgaGGGAGTTACCAACTgcaaatgctgctgagaggtcCGGTAGACAGCGGAGataattgttttcagtttcattagaaAGGTGGAAAGGAGAGCCTGGCAGGATGGGTTGGAGTGGGAGTGCGAGGTGAGGACTGTGGTTATGCAGCACTGAATGACACCTGATTGTCTTTCTAATGATTAATTCTGACATATTCCTCCATTTTATGAGTTATGCTAGCATCAtctaaataaatactttactacttgtatattttaaaaattggtgctTAGCCAATCAGCAGAAGCCTATTCTAAAAATACCAGAATACTCTTCTATTGACTTTGGTGAGAATGCACATTTAGTTGGAGATTGAAGTGAAATGCATTAATGGCTTTGTACCCTCTTACTGGATGTCACTTTGAAACACTATTTCTGTTACTGTCTGCAGCATCACTGCTGCAGTGACAGATTCTAGCTGACAGTCAGACTCAGGAGACACAAATAGGCTTTAATCTAATACTGTGTTTACTGAGCTTTAAAGGATACAAGGCAGAAGATACAGTAGGGACAGAATCTTCATCTCATCTGGAGGCCTAGCCCCAGCATTTACCCAAATCCactgcttcccctgcccccaaTCCCCCCATCTACAGTAGACAAGTATGGCTTCCACAGATAAAGGCAACGGTGTTTTGGGTCACCTTGATATGTAAAAGCTTTAGCCCCTTTGCCCACCAATCTATTGTGTCATTCTGGTCACAGCCTTAAGGACTGCATACCAACTAATAGCAGCTCCCAACCCAGTGCGACAGAGGAGACAGTTGAAACTCTCCCCATTTGTCTTAACGCTCCTGTTTCCAAAAAAAACCATGTTATGGGAGACCGAGGTTATTCTTAGGTAAGGCTGCATCACCCCAGGCCTCATGTTAAGTCTTTGCTCACTACTCATTTTTGTGTGCATACCTTTAGTGATTCAACTAAGATGAcacaattcattcaacaaatttttgaaTGAGTACTGTGTACCGGCGACTGGGGGTTCACCAGTaagcaaaagagacaaaaatctgATTTCATCAATCTTACATTCTAGGAaggataaagaataaacaaatgtataGTAATGTTAGAAGGTTGTAAGTGcaatagaaaaaagactggagaGATACAGTATCTGTCCAGAACTTTGCAGTTTTAAATAGGGTTATGGGAGATCTCactgaggtgacatttgaacaagaCTTCAGCAAGTGAGGAAGCAAGCCATGTTTTCTAGGGGATAATTTTAGAGAGAATAGCAAGTTCAAAAATCCCTCAGTTGAGTTTGCCAGCTGAGTTGTAGCTACAGCTAGAAAAGCAGCATGGCTGGAGCGGAGGGAGCAAAGAAGAGGCATGCACAGTCCCTTGAGGGATGAGGGGGTGGAAAGTTGCTGCCCGGGAAATAAACACTGGGACAGGAAGGTCACCTGAAGAAGAAATGGTGGATTCTGTGGCTTAGCAGTTGAATTCTGCTTCTAGTaaacaaattaacatttttaaaaatcaagaatcaatttttatttcattagaagttgtattttaaaatgcgAATAACTTTTTTGAGGTTTTTCGAAATGAAGACTGTTTCAGTCCCTAATGTTATACTTTGAGATATAAATGTAGACATAAATTATACTAGGATGATCTGGTTCTGCAGTTTAAGACATAAAATACTGAAGCTATGCTCCATAACATAGgaggtaaattattttaaaagtaaaaacaaggcCAAATGAGAAGTGAACgagaaagaactaaaaaaaaaaaaaaattaaacacgcAAGGCCAATGAAAGTTTCCTCAGCTGATGGTGAAAATGTCTGAAAAGTGTTCCCCTGAAGTTTGTTCTCTGGCAGCCAATTTGAGTCCATTTCCCTTCAGACAAAGGCTAAACtaaacattttttctgtattACTAATTACTTGTACTGAGTTGATATTTACCTTTTCCCAGTTAACAGGAATGGAAACTGAAAGTGGAAATCAAGAAAAGGCACTGGAAGAGGaaagcactgaaaagaaaaaagaagtagaaaaaaagaaaaggtctcgGGTAAAACAGGTGCTTGCAGATATTGCAAAGCAGGTGGACTTCTGGTTTGGAGATGCAAATCTTCACAAGGATAGATTTCTTCGAGAGCAGATAGAAAAATCTAGAGATGGATGTAAGTTTGCTTCAGTGTATAATTGAACTAGTTTTAAGAGGTGTATCTACTTCTAAGATAGTGTATGTAATTCTGTAATGTAGTGTATATAGCATCAAATACACTGTACGTTTTTGTAATGAGTATAATTTTACGAGAACTATTGTAGCTCACTTTTTATAGCCTTTATATTTTTACAGTTAAAGACTCACTGGGCCTCTAGCAACTTCAAAGCAGATTAACATTTACCACATATGTTTGAGAATGCATTGAGGTATGTGCAGGATTCAGACAGGCGTTTTACCTAGTCCGCATTTCAAAACACCTTAACTAGTTTTGAAGGGAAATTGTATCAATTTTGTGTTATAAATGTAAAACCGTGACCAGTAGGGCTGTGCCTAACTTAAGGGGCAGATTAAATTCATCCCAGGTACCATTTATCCTGCtggtttatctttttaatgttttatttttaattatatttactcACTTTAACTTGTTTTCATTAGATGTTGATATATCACTTCTCGTGtcattcaacaaaatgaaaaaattgacCACTGATGGAAAGTTAATAGCCAGAGCACTGAAAAATTCAGCTGTTGTAGAGGTAAGAATTGTTACAACTTACTATGTCACATAATATTGTATTAGTGTTTATACTAATTATAACCTTATGTACTGTTTTAAAGCTGGATTTAGAAGGCACCAGAATCAGGAGGAAGAAGCCTCTGGGTGAGAGACCAAAGGATGAGGATGAGCGGACTGTGTATGTGGTAAGCCATTTTTCTGGAAACGCTCAGAAGTGTCGTccccaaaaaacaacagaaacattttaatactcagtaaagtaaaaatttattctaagatttaacattttatttaatattgcttCTAATTTATCATAGGAGTTACTTCCCAAAAATGTTAATCACAGCTGGATTGAAAGAGTATTTGGGAAATGTGGCAATGTTGTTTATATAAGTATACCACATTATAAGTCTACTGGAGATCCAAAGGGATTTGCCTTTGTGGAAtttgaaacaaaagaacaagcaGCAAAAGCTATTGAGGTAGGTCCAGAacctaaaagaaaggaaaagaaaattaccaagtgttttaaatagtaacaaaattttatttcatttcagtttcttaataaCCCACCAGAGGAAGCACCAAGGAAACCTGGTATATTTCCCAAGACAGTGAAAAACAAGCCCATTCCTGCCCTTAGAGTAGCTGgtgagttattaaatatttttaaagtagatgtagttgaagtaaaataataaataataaaaagataaaattgttacagaagaaaagaaaaagaaaaagaagaagaaaggccgAATGAAGAAAGAAGACAGTATCCAGACCAAAGAGTCAAATATGGACACAAGCAAGGAAAGTGTCTGTAAAAAAAGATCGAGGACCACATCTGAGGGCTCTGAAGTAGAGGTTACTGAACCCCAAAAGCCTCccacaaagaagaagaaaaaacgaGAAAGAACTGAAGTATCCAGCTTACCTTTAGGCaaaacagggaagagaaagagaagtagcTCTGAAGATG contains the following coding sequences:
- the LARP7 gene encoding la-related protein 7; this encodes METESGNQEKALEEESTEKKKEVEKKKRSRVKQVLADIAKQVDFWFGDANLHKDRFLREQIEKSRDGYVDISLLVSFNKMKKLTTDGKLIARALKNSAVVELDLEGTRIRRKKPLGERPKDEDERTVYVELLPKNVNHSWIERVFGKCGNVVYISIPHYKSTGDPKGFAFVEFETKEQAAKAIEFLNNPPEEAPRKPGIFPKTVKNKPIPALRVAEEKKKKKKKKGRMKKEDSIQTKESNMDTSKESVCKKRSRTTSEGSEVEVTEPQKPPTKKKKKRERTEVSSLPLGKTGKRKRSSSEDADYLIPKSKLKKVAQKDNIKKEASEVCKENKELEVSTEEEKDTGDIKDGSLLKAKRKHKKKHKERHKMGEEVIPLRVLSKTEWLDLKKEYLALQKASMASLKKTISQIKSESEMETNLGVPTKSEMKSEKTDSEEGGPQEKVNAAGPQFVSGVIVKIISTEPLPGRKQVRDTLAAISEVVYVDLLEGDTECHARFKTPEDAQAVINAYTEIKKKHCWKLEILSGDHEQRYWQKIW